From Spiroplasma endosymbiont of Amphimallon solstitiale:
ATTCCAGGCGGTTGACTTACTGATCGTTTTAGTGCAAAAAAAATAATGATAGTATCACTTATAATAACTGGATTATGTGGTTTATGATGAACATTAATAATTCAACTTAATATGGATAAAAATATACGAATGATTCAATTGTATATTATTTATACAATATGGGGTATTTCGATTGCGGGACTTTTTTGAGCACCACTTTGAAAATTAGTATCACAGAATGTAACAAAAGAACAACAAGGTGTTGCTTATGGTCTTGAAGGCACAGTTTTGGGATTATTTGGTTTAATTTTTATTGCTGGAATTGCAACAGGAATAACAATTTTAACTAAAAATTTACAAAATCAGTATGGTCAAAATGATTTTATTACAAAAATACCATTTTTAGTTTTTGCTTATTTTATTTGTGGTATGGTACTTATAATGGCATTATTAGTTTGAATATTTATTCCTAATAAAAAACGTGAAGAAACAGAAATTATTTGAAAAGAAAAAATAATTTCACTATTTCAACCAATGAAATTTTTACGAGTTTGACTTTGTGGTATTTTTGTTTTTGGAATGTACATGTTCCAGTCTACTTTTGCATATTATATGAAAGATGCTTTAACAGAAGTTGGTGTTACTGTTGGTGTAGTAACTATTCTTGGTGGAATTCGTTCATATGGTTTAAGATTTTTAGTTGCTAGTCCAATTGGTCGTTGAGCTGATAAGTGAAAGTCTTACGTTTTGGGTTTAATATTTTTATTATTAGTTGGAATGATTGCATGTTCTTTATATGTAGTTATCCCTGGTTGAGGTAATGCTTGATTTTTACAGTCATCAAAAGCAGTTCAAATTTTATTTCAATTTATAATGTGTTTACTTTTTATGTTTATTGGTTGTGTAGGTTGAGCATTATTGACGTTAAGATTTGTTCAAGTTGGAGAATTACCAATGGAAAAAAATAGTTATGCTAGTACAATATCATTAATTTCTTGAATTGCTTTTACTCCAGATGCTTGATTTAATTATGTTGCTTCAGCCATTGGAAAATTGCCAAATAATTCTTATGTGGTTGATGGTCATCGAAATTATTCATTGCAGGGAATTCAAATTTTATTAATTATTGCTATCGTTTGTGTTTTAGTTGGTTTAATTGCCGGAATAATTATTTATATTTTAAATAAACGAGAGTTAAAGAAACTAAATAAAACTTCATTTCGTTTTCGTGAGTTAGGAAACGTTTAATTATTTAATTTAATTAAATGATAATATTTTATAAAACTTGAAAATAAGTATATTAAAGATTCTCTTATAAAAGAGAAACATATCATTATTTACATTTTCTTCTTTTTGGTTTATAATAATTTCATGAATTAATTTAGTTTGGAGGAAAATATGAATATAATTCAATTAAAAAATTTAACTAAAGAATATTCTCCAAATATTGGTTGTTTTGATATTAATCTTTCAATCAACAAAGGTGAAGTTTATGGTTTTATTGGCCCTAATGGTGCTGGAAAAACTACTGTTATTAGACAAATGATAGGTTTTATTAAATCTGATACTGGCTTTGCAAAGATTTTAGATTATGATTGTTGAAAAGAATCGGCAAAAATTATGGAATTTCTTGGCTATTTAGCTGGTGAAGTAACATTGCCTGATTATATGTCAGGAATTGTTTATTTAAAGACAGTAGCTAATATTAGAAAAAATATTTCTTGGGCATATGTTGAAAAATTAATTAATTATTTTGAACTTGATGCAAAAAGAAAAATTAAAAAAATGTCTAAGGGTATGAAACAAAAAGTAGCGATTATTTCAGCTTTTATGCATAAACCAAAAGTTTTAGTTTTAGATGAACCAACTTCAGGTTTAGATCCTTTAATGCAAGAAAGGTTTAATACTTTAATTAGAAATTCTAAAAATGAAGGTGCAACAATATTTATGAGTTCCCATATTTTTGGCGAAATTGAAAATATATGTGATAAAGTTGCTGTTATTAAAAAAGGGAAAATAATTTCTGAAATATCAATTAAGGAAATACAAAATTCTGCTAAGAAAAATTATGAAATTAAATTTTCAACAGTGAAAGATTATAATGATTTCTTAAATAAAAAATGAGATATTATTGAAAAAAATAATATAACAAAAGTTATTAAAGTGAATGTTTTAAGTACTAATGTTGATAAGTTTTTAAAAGAATTATCACTTTATAAAGTTGATAATTTTAAAGAATTACCATTTAGTTTAGAAGAATATTTTATTAAATTTTATAAGGATGAGGTAAATTTTAATGATTAATTTTAGATTTGTTAAAACACAATTTAAAAATGTTAAAATTCCATTAATATTATTTTTTATAATTTTATGTATTTTAATAGCTCCCATTTTAACACAAGATTATCTTGCTCCAACTATTACATTCATTGGTGAAGAACATGGAGTATCATGTTTAGGTGGATTAGGTGCCATGACTTATTTTAATTTTGTTTTTTTTGGTATTCCGGGGTTAATATTAATTTTTTCTTTTAGTTTAATTTTAAATCATATTTTAGTTTCTAAAGAAATTGATAAAGGTTATTTAGCTTCATGATTAACAATGCCAATGTCTAGAAAAACTATTTTAAATTCAAAACTTTTTGTTTTGCTTTCTTCAATATTAATATTATATGGTTCGGCTTTTGTTTTTCAATTAATTATTTTTCCAATTAGATTTCAAGATTTTAAACTTCAAGAATTTGGATATCTTGTTTTATATAATTTGGGTTTAATATTATTGGCTTTACTTTGAGCATCAATTAATTGAACTTTTATTAGTTACTTTAATAAGTCAGTTATTTCTCTTTCAGTAGCAACAGGTATTTCAACAGTATTTATTTTGTTTCAAATAATGACATTATTCTCTTCTATTCCTGAAGTTGAGTACCTTAAATATTTTAAATATATGACAATTGCTTCTTTATTAAATTCTCCATTTAAGTTTGGTGATATTCCAAATATAACACCTGCTCCGGGTGTTACAGAAGTAGCAAAAGCACCGATTTTTTCTATTAGAGCATTAGATTTTGCTTGACAATATCCAATAATATTAATAGTACCTCTTGGTTTATTTCCATTAGGAAATTATTTTCTTATTAAAAAAGATTTATCTTTGTAAATTGATAATATTGTTTAATAAATGAGTTTAATAAAAATGTCTTTAAAGTTTTAAAGACATTTTTATTTATTTAATGTCAATAAGATATTACTTTTTTATTAAAATTTTTGATTTTAGTTTTTAAATTTTGGTAATTTATTAGAATTATCAATTCCTGAATTAAGACTAAAACGTTTATGCTCTGTTACTTTTTCTACATTTCATGTTGAAAGGTCTTGGTTAAATTTTGAAGCACCATAAAACATATATCCCATATGTGTTACATTTGAAACATTTCAGTTTGCAATACTTTTATTAAATGAATAAGCATTAAAAAACATAGAACTCATATTTGTTACTTTTGAAGTATTTCATTTTCAAATACTTTTATTAAATGATGTAGCGCCATAAAACATAGCTCACATAGTTGTTACTTTTGAAGTATTTCAATTTAGAATTTCTTGATTAAATGCTGAAGCACCATAAAACATGCCGTCCATATTTGTTATATTAGAAGTGTCTCACTTTGAAATGTCTTGGTTAAATTTTAATGCATTAAAAAACATATCGCATAGAGATGTTATTTCTGGTGGTAATTGTTCTGGAACTTTTTCGATTGTTTTTGGCATTCTGACAACTTGAATTTCTTCTTGTTCATTTTTAAAAAATCCAATTTGAATAACTTCTTTACTATTTATATTTGACAAATCTCTTTCACTAGTTGTTATTTCTTTGCCATCTTTGTCAATGTAAATTGTATCTTGCTGTGTTTTATTTTCAATATAATTAGTTGTAATATTAGTTTTTTGTAAAGTTGTGTTTAAGAAACTAGTTAAATTACTTGTGGTTGTTGCAAGTGTTAAAACACTTAATATTTTGATTAATATTTTCATTAAGATCTCCTTTTTTTGTTTTCCCCAATAACTTCTTAAGTTTAAGAAGTTAATTATATTTTAAGTCGTTTAAAAATAAATGCAATAAGTGTTTAGTTTATGATAGAAATAAAAAATAACTAATCTCATTAATGAAATTAGTTATTTTTAAATATAAAAATTTATTTAAATGGAGAACTATATGGATTGCTATTTGCCCTTCTTTCTCATTGAGAACAACTAGGTATTTCATTAATTTTGATTTTATTAGTTTCATTTCATGAACCTTTTAATTTTTCACCAGTTTTTAAAACTGTATCAAAAAGTATACCAAAAGTTCCATCATGATAAACAGATGGTTCATTCATACGTACATGTTTTAATTTTTCAAATTCTTGACTTTTTAATGCTTCTCGTTGTTTTCTTTCTTCTTGACAATATGGTCTATTTTTTATTACTTCTATTTGTTTATAATTATTTATTCATTTTTTTCTTCTTTTCGCAATTTTTGTTCTAATGGTCTTAGAACCTGTTTAGAATCTTTTTAATAAAACTGAAATAAATGAAAGAACAACCATTTGTAAACTAGTATTTAGTTTTCTTTCACAATTTTTTCATAATCTTCTTTTAATTTTGTAGAAAAGTAGTGGTAAAATAAAAAAAGTCATCAACTTGACTTAAAATTTGATTTTATTAAATTTTGGGATTTATTTTTTTTACAAACTGAAATATAACACATTGGATTTTTGATAAGGGGTTAATCCGTAGTGTTGATATTTTCATTTCCATAAATTGAGGTAATTTTGAATATTGGTAAATCCAATGTCATGGTAATGAGTAATAAATTCTTTTAAACTTGATTGTATTTTACTGACATTACTTAATTTTTTATAATTTAATTCTTTATTTTCTTTTGATTTAAACTACTGGATAGTGGATTTAGTTTGTTTAGCTACTGTATCATATAATACTTGCATATCACAAACTATAATTGAATTTTCTTCGATAAGTTTCGATGTTAAGTTTTCTTGTACTCATTTTTTATTTAATCTTTTAGTATTTGTTGTTTGAGCATAGATATTTCGGTTTTCATCAATTGCCATTTGAATACAACAATTTAAATCTTTAGCATTTTCTTCAATTCATTGTTTTCTTGGATCATTTGGATCTTTAAAGTTTCCTTTATGAATTTCTTTGATAAAAGTTTCGTCAATTTCAATTCTAGCTTTTAATTTTACAAATTGATTTTGTGTTTTTACTAATTGTGTTGATTTCATAAATTTTTGACGATTAAATCAGGCAGTTTTATTTGTAGTATTAATAAATTGAGAAATAATATAAGCAGATTGACCTAAAGTAGCTATTTGTATCAATAAATCTCATTGATCATGAGATAAATGACTTCAATAAAAATAATGATTTTTAAAAGCATGAAAAGTAATATTACAACTTTTACATTTATATCTTTGCTTATAATCTTTACTACCATATTTAGTACACAAAAAAGAACTACAATCTGGACATTGAATCCCTTTCTCTTTGAATTTTTGTTCGACTGCTTCAAATTTTTCTTTTTTCTCAATTT
This genomic window contains:
- a CDS encoding MFS transporter codes for the protein MDSKTILIISILALSDLFVFSGVLYLRYIIPNFNQYINLNQDEFDFVVAIYGFVALISRIPGGWLTDRFSAKKIMIVSLIITGLCGLWWTLIIQLNMDKNIRMIQLYIIYTIWGISIAGLFWAPLWKLVSQNVTKEQQGVAYGLEGTVLGLFGLIFIAGIATGITILTKNLQNQYGQNDFITKIPFLVFAYFICGMVLIMALLVWIFIPNKKREETEIIWKEKIISLFQPMKFLRVWLCGIFVFGMYMFQSTFAYYMKDALTEVGVTVGVVTILGGIRSYGLRFLVASPIGRWADKWKSYVLGLIFLLLVGMIACSLYVVIPGWGNAWFLQSSKAVQILFQFIMCLLFMFIGCVGWALLTLRFVQVGELPMEKNSYASTISLISWIAFTPDAWFNYVASAIGKLPNNSYVVDGHRNYSLQGIQILLIIAIVCVLVGLIAGIIIYILNKRELKKLNKTSFRFRELGNV
- a CDS encoding ABC transporter ATP-binding protein; the protein is MNIIQLKNLTKEYSPNIGCFDINLSINKGEVYGFIGPNGAGKTTVIRQMIGFIKSDTGFAKILDYDCWKESAKIMEFLGYLAGEVTLPDYMSGIVYLKTVANIRKNISWAYVEKLINYFELDAKRKIKKMSKGMKQKVAIISAFMHKPKVLVLDEPTSGLDPLMQERFNTLIRNSKNEGATIFMSSHIFGEIENICDKVAVIKKGKIISEISIKEIQNSAKKNYEIKFSTVKDYNDFLNKKWDIIEKNNITKVIKVNVLSTNVDKFLKELSLYKVDNFKELPFSLEEYFIKFYKDEVNFND
- a CDS encoding ABC transporter permease subunit; this translates as MINFRFVKTQFKNVKIPLILFFIILCILIAPILTQDYLAPTITFIGEEHGVSCLGGLGAMTYFNFVFFGIPGLILIFSFSLILNHILVSKEIDKGYLASWLTMPMSRKTILNSKLFVLLSSILILYGSAFVFQLIIFPIRFQDFKLQEFGYLVLYNLGLILLALLWASINWTFISYFNKSVISLSVATGISTVFILFQIMTLFSSIPEVEYLKYFKYMTIASLLNSPFKFGDIPNITPAPGVTEVAKAPIFSIRALDFAWQYPIILIVPLGLFPLGNYFLIKKDLSL
- a CDS encoding BspA family leucine-rich repeat surface protein → MKILIKILSVLTLATTTSNLTSFLNTTLQKTNITTNYIENKTQQDTIYIDKDGKEITTSERDLSNINSKEVIQIGFFKNEQEEIQVVRMPKTIEKVPEQLPPEITSLCDMFFNALKFNQDISKWDTSNITNMDGMFYGASAFNQEILNWNTSKVTTMWAMFYGATSFNKSIWKWNTSKVTNMSSMFFNAYSFNKSIANWNVSNVTHMGYMFYGASKFNQDLSTWNVEKVTEHKRFSLNSGIDNSNKLPKFKN
- a CDS encoding transposase-like zinc-binding domain-containing protein produces the protein MSDKDFIEIFRENKTRIKQIEKKEKFEAVEQKFKEKGIQCPDCSSFLCTKYGSKDYKQRYKCKSCNITFHAFKNHYFYWSHLSHDQWDLLIQIATLGQSAYIISQFINTTNKTAWFNRQKFMKSTQLVKTQNQFVKLKARIEIDETFIKEIHKGNFKDPNDPRKQWIEENAKDLNCCIQMAIDENRNIYAQTTNTKRLNKKWVQENLTSKLIEENSIIVCDMQVLYDTVAKQTKSTIQ